In one Roseburia intestinalis L1-82 genomic region, the following are encoded:
- a CDS encoding DNA internalization-related competence protein ComEC/Rec2, whose translation MGKRPFLEMAAGFICGISIAVYGKPWTLWLLFSGILLWPAIVTGHDRGMPESDRYPVRKRRWCMAVCSVAALFLGWHHCGVVQAEQNQYLPYLEDGEEILLKGKLTGKEQKNEQYLYNLSSCQIRQDSKISEWQRISASIIIYGESDTCSIGQTLVLHGKIKLFNRARNEGNFDQAAYYKARGTAFAVSDVDGVSAYGKANLIAEKMYQWKYHLAGLYEQALGVREGGVLSTMLLGEKNLLDAEVKQLYRTAGISHILAISGLHIAVIGMTLYRLLRKGNFGFWGSGIFAAVFMILYGMMTGMGYSSFRAVSMFCILLLGQAVGRSYDSLNAMGFTALLILWKQPFALYDAGFQLSFIAVLGVVWAGKIVQSAYQGYAVLQKIGTGFVLQLVILPVTAWYFYEIPVYAMLLNLLVLPFVGIVLASGIAGGLLGCAVMPQAVLVHIVLLPCHVILSGYEKICTIASGLPHALLITGKPSAVKITVYYLLLAVGLFLLSHVTKRQKEMQQMTEENGRQKRRKSYRGMEWSLFACGLGLLVFLFTPVSQGMKLTVLDVGQGDGIYLHTDSGYDIFIDGGSTNVQSVGKYRILPYLKSNGVNEIDYWFVSHTDLDHISGLLEIFDEGYRIRNLVLFRGMMRDESYEKLVSLAKEHGTEICMMSRKDTLFSGSAKITAISPEYHVGDEQRSEISTDKNGESLVLLYEEKGFSALFTGDIGEEQEKQILKWGGINDIDFYKAAHHGSKYSNTKSFLDAVSPRISVISCAEKNRYGHPGRAAVENIRDTGSALFYTMEGGQITVTRLKKNKLAVQKFLLPDKRFVFVR comes from the coding sequence TTGGGGAAAAGACCATTTCTTGAAATGGCAGCAGGGTTTATCTGCGGTATTTCCATTGCCGTGTATGGAAAGCCATGGACGCTTTGGCTTTTATTTTCTGGAATTCTGCTCTGGCCTGCAATCGTGACAGGACATGACAGAGGGATGCCGGAGAGTGACAGATATCCGGTTCGGAAACGGCGGTGGTGTATGGCGGTATGTTCTGTCGCAGCATTATTTTTGGGCTGGCATCACTGCGGGGTTGTGCAGGCGGAACAAAATCAATATCTGCCGTATTTGGAAGATGGGGAAGAGATCCTTTTAAAGGGGAAACTCACCGGCAAAGAGCAAAAAAACGAACAGTATTTATACAATCTATCATCCTGTCAGATCAGACAGGATTCTAAAATCAGTGAATGGCAGCGCATATCTGCAAGCATCATCATCTATGGTGAGTCCGACACCTGTTCTATCGGACAAACGCTTGTTTTACATGGAAAAATAAAATTATTTAACCGGGCACGCAATGAGGGAAACTTTGATCAGGCGGCTTATTATAAGGCGCGTGGGACCGCATTTGCCGTAAGTGATGTGGATGGAGTGTCTGCATACGGAAAAGCGAATCTTATTGCGGAGAAAATGTATCAATGGAAATATCATCTGGCAGGGTTGTATGAACAGGCACTTGGCGTGCGGGAGGGTGGAGTTTTAAGTACGATGCTGCTCGGAGAAAAAAATCTTCTGGATGCGGAGGTAAAACAGCTTTACCGCACTGCCGGGATCTCACATATTCTGGCGATATCGGGATTACATATCGCAGTGATCGGCATGACATTGTACCGATTGCTGCGAAAAGGGAACTTTGGTTTCTGGGGATCGGGAATTTTTGCGGCAGTGTTTATGATCTTATATGGCATGATGACCGGAATGGGATATTCGTCGTTCCGTGCGGTCAGTATGTTTTGCATTCTTCTGCTTGGGCAGGCGGTGGGGCGAAGTTATGATTCCCTAAATGCAATGGGTTTTACCGCACTGCTCATTTTATGGAAGCAGCCGTTTGCATTATATGATGCGGGATTTCAGCTTTCTTTTATTGCGGTGCTTGGTGTGGTATGGGCTGGAAAAATTGTGCAGAGCGCATACCAGGGGTATGCGGTGCTGCAAAAAATTGGTACAGGATTCGTGCTTCAGCTTGTGATACTGCCGGTTACGGCATGGTATTTTTATGAAATCCCGGTATATGCGATGCTGCTGAATCTGCTTGTGCTGCCGTTTGTTGGAATTGTACTGGCGTCCGGAATTGCCGGGGGTCTGCTGGGGTGTGCGGTGATGCCGCAGGCAGTACTCGTGCATATCGTATTGCTGCCGTGCCATGTGATTTTAAGCGGTTATGAAAAAATTTGTACGATCGCATCGGGTCTGCCTCATGCGTTGCTGATTACCGGAAAACCATCCGCAGTAAAAATTACCGTATACTATCTGCTGCTTGCCGTGGGACTTTTTTTGCTTTCTCATGTGACAAAGCGCCAGAAAGAAATGCAGCAGATGACAGAAGAAAACGGAAGGCAAAAGAGAAGAAAGAGTTACCGTGGAATGGAGTGGAGTTTGTTTGCCTGTGGGTTGGGACTGCTTGTTTTTTTGTTTACACCAGTTTCACAAGGGATGAAACTTACTGTGCTTGATGTCGGACAGGGAGACGGGATTTATCTGCATACAGACAGCGGCTATGATATTTTTATAGATGGTGGCAGTACAAATGTGCAGAGTGTGGGAAAGTACCGTATCCTGCCGTATTTAAAGTCAAACGGTGTGAATGAGATCGATTACTGGTTTGTTTCCCATACGGATCTGGATCATATCTCAGGTCTGTTGGAGATTTTCGATGAGGGATACCGGATCAGGAATCTGGTGCTCTTCCGGGGGATGATGCGGGATGAGAGCTATGAGAAACTGGTCTCACTGGCAAAAGAACATGGAACAGAAATCTGTATGATGAGCCGGAAAGATACACTTTTTTCTGGAAGCGCAAAGATAACAGCTATTTCGCCGGAGTACCATGTGGGAGATGAACAGAGAAGTGAAATAAGTACTGATAAGAATGGGGAATCACTGGTATTATTGTATGAGGAAAAAGGTTTTTCAGCATTATTTACCGGAGATATCGGGGAGGAGCAGGAAAAACAGATCCTAAAATGGGGTGGAATCAATGACATAGATTTTTACAAGGCGGCGCACCATGGTTCAAAATATTCAAACACAAAAAGTTTTCTGGATGCGGTTTCGCCACGGATTTCGGTCATTTCCTGCGCAGAAAAGAATCGATACGGACATCCGGGCAGAGCGGCGGTTGAAAATATCCGGGATACGGGGAGTGCACTGTTTTACACGATGGAGGGTGGACAGATCACAGTGACCCGGTTAAAGAAAAATAAGCTGGCAGTACAAAAATTTTTACTTCCGGACAAGCGGTTTGTATTTGTCAGGTAA